In Numenius arquata chromosome 17, bNumArq3.hap1.1, whole genome shotgun sequence, a genomic segment contains:
- the RBFOX3 gene encoding RNA binding protein fox-1 homolog 3 isoform X1 has translation MLCSMANSGCLLVSNSGMLPHSLPCPPAFLYLQQGNQDATAPPDAMAQPYPPAQYPPPPQNGIPAEYAPPHPHPTQDYSGQSTVPEHAMTLYTPAQSHAEQPGTDASTQSIAGTQTVPQTDEAAQTESQQLHSSDNTDKQQPKRLHVSNIPFRFRDPDLRQMFGQFGKILDVEIIFNERGSKGFGFVTFETSTDADRAREKLNGTIVEGRKIEVNNATARVMTNKKAANPYTNGWKLNPVVGAVYGPEFYAVTGFPYPTTGTAVAYRGAHLRGRGRAVYNTFRAAPPPPPIPTYGAVVYQDGFYGAEIYGGYAAYRYAQPAAAAAAYSDSYGRVYAAADPYHHTIGPAATYSIGTMASLYRGGYSRFTPY, from the exons GGTAACCAGGACGCCACGGCTCCGCCGGACGCGATGGCTCAGCCCTACCCCCCGGCCCagtaccccccacccccccagaacGGGATCCCCGCAGAGTACGCGCCGCCGCACCCCCACCCCACGCAGGACTACTCGGGGCAAAGCACAGTACCGGAGCACGCCATGACCCTCTACACACCAGCACAGAGCCACGCCGAGCAGCCGGGCACCGACGCCAGCACACAGTCCATAGCAGGGACGCAGACGGTACCG CAGACAGACGAGGCGGCACAGACAGAGAGCCAGCAGCTACACTCCTCAGACAACACAGACAAACAGCAGCCCAAGAGGTTACACGTCTCCAACATCCCCTTCCGATTCCGGGACCCCGACCTGCGGCAAATGTTTGGG CAATTCGGGAAGATCCTGGATGTGGAGATCATTTTCAACGAGCGGGGCTCCAAG ggttttgggtttgtaACTTTTGAAACTAGCACAGATGCCGACCGGGCACGGGAGAAGCTGAATGGCACCATCGTAGAGGGCCGGAAGATTGAG GTGAACAACGCCACGGCCCGCGTCATGACGAACAAGAAGGCTGCCAACCCCTACACCAACG GCTGGAAGTTGAACCCGGTGGTGGGCGCAGTCTACGGCCCCGAGTTCTACGCAG TAACGGGGTTCCCGTACCCCACCACGGGGACAGCCGTGGCATACCGAGGGGCACACTTACGGGGACGAGGACGTGCTGTCTACAACACCttccgggccgcgccgccgccaccacccaTCCCCACCTACGGCGC GGTCGTCTACCAGGATGGGTTCTACGGAGCTGAGATCTAC GGGGGCTACGCCGCCTACAGATACGCCCagccagcggcagcagcggcagcgtaCAGCGACAG TTACGGCAGAGTGTATGCCGCGGCAGACCCGTACCACCACACCATCGGCCCCGCCGCCACGTACAGCATCGGCACCATG GCTAGTCTATACCGAGGAGGGTACAGCCGCTTCACTCCCTACTAG
- the RBFOX3 gene encoding RNA binding protein fox-1 homolog 3 isoform X3, translated as MAQPYPPAQYPPPPQNGIPAEYAPPHPHPTQDYSGQSTVPEHAMTLYTPAQSHAEQPGTDASTQSIAGTQTQTDEAAQTESQQLHSSDNTDKQQPKRLHVSNIPFRFRDPDLRQMFGQFGKILDVEIIFNERGSKGFGFVTFETSTDADRAREKLNGTIVEGRKIEVNNATARVMTNKKAANPYTNGWKLNPVVGAVYGPEFYAGNVMSGTTPYPRGFPQPHLCPLSPAVTGFPYPTTGTAVAYRGAHLRGRGRAVYNTFRAAPPPPPIPTYGAVVYQDGFYGAEIYVIFPPLQGGYAAYRYAQPAAAAAAYSDSYGRVYAAADPYHHTIGPAATYSIGTMASLYRGGYSRFTPY; from the exons ATGGCTCAGCCCTACCCCCCGGCCCagtaccccccacccccccagaacGGGATCCCCGCAGAGTACGCGCCGCCGCACCCCCACCCCACGCAGGACTACTCGGGGCAAAGCACAGTACCGGAGCACGCCATGACCCTCTACACACCAGCACAGAGCCACGCCGAGCAGCCGGGCACCGACGCCAGCACACAGTCCATAGCAGGGACGCAGACG CAGACAGACGAGGCGGCACAGACAGAGAGCCAGCAGCTACACTCCTCAGACAACACAGACAAACAGCAGCCCAAGAGGTTACACGTCTCCAACATCCCCTTCCGATTCCGGGACCCCGACCTGCGGCAAATGTTTGGG CAATTCGGGAAGATCCTGGATGTGGAGATCATTTTCAACGAGCGGGGCTCCAAG ggttttgggtttgtaACTTTTGAAACTAGCACAGATGCCGACCGGGCACGGGAGAAGCTGAATGGCACCATCGTAGAGGGCCGGAAGATTGAG GTGAACAACGCCACGGCCCGCGTCATGACGAACAAGAAGGCTGCCAACCCCTACACCAACG GCTGGAAGTTGAACCCGGTGGTGGGCGCAGTCTACGGCCCCGAGTTCTACGCAGGTAACGTCATGTCGGGGACGACCCCCTACCCCCGCGGATTCCCCCAGC cCCACCTTTGTCCCCTCTCTCCTGCAGTAACGGGGTTCCCGTACCCCACCACGGGGACAGCCGTGGCATACCGAGGGGCACACTTACGGGGACGAGGACGTGCTGTCTACAACACCttccgggccgcgccgccgccaccacccaTCCCCACCTACGGCGC GGTCGTCTACCAGGATGGGTTCTACGGAGCTGAGATCTACGTAA TCTTTCCTCCGCTGCAGGGGGGCTACGCCGCCTACAGATACGCCCagccagcggcagcagcggcagcgtaCAGCGACAG TTACGGCAGAGTGTATGCCGCGGCAGACCCGTACCACCACACCATCGGCCCCGCCGCCACGTACAGCATCGGCACCATG GCTAGTCTATACCGAGGAGGGTACAGCCGCTTCACTCCCTACTAG
- the RBFOX3 gene encoding RNA binding protein fox-1 homolog 3 isoform X2 — MAQPYPPAQYPPPPQNGIPAEYAPPHPHPTQDYSGQSTVPEHAMTLYTPAQSHAEQPGTDASTQSIAGTQTVPTDEAAQTESQQLHSSDNTDKQQPKRLHVSNIPFRFRDPDLRQMFGQFGKILDVEIIFNERGSKGFGFVTFETSTDADRAREKLNGTIVEGRKIEVNNATARVMTNKKAANPYTNGWKLNPVVGAVYGPEFYAVTGFPYPTTGTAVAYRGAHLRGRGRAVYNTFRAAPPPPPIPTYGAVVYQDGFYGAEIYGGYAAYRYAQPAAAAAAYSDSYGRVYAAADPYHHTIGPAATYSIGTMASLYRGGYSRFTPY, encoded by the exons ATGGCTCAGCCCTACCCCCCGGCCCagtaccccccacccccccagaacGGGATCCCCGCAGAGTACGCGCCGCCGCACCCCCACCCCACGCAGGACTACTCGGGGCAAAGCACAGTACCGGAGCACGCCATGACCCTCTACACACCAGCACAGAGCCACGCCGAGCAGCCGGGCACCGACGCCAGCACACAGTCCATAGCAGGGACGCAGACGGTACCG ACAGACGAGGCGGCACAGACAGAGAGCCAGCAGCTACACTCCTCAGACAACACAGACAAACAGCAGCCCAAGAGGTTACACGTCTCCAACATCCCCTTCCGATTCCGGGACCCCGACCTGCGGCAAATGTTTGGG CAATTCGGGAAGATCCTGGATGTGGAGATCATTTTCAACGAGCGGGGCTCCAAG ggttttgggtttgtaACTTTTGAAACTAGCACAGATGCCGACCGGGCACGGGAGAAGCTGAATGGCACCATCGTAGAGGGCCGGAAGATTGAG GTGAACAACGCCACGGCCCGCGTCATGACGAACAAGAAGGCTGCCAACCCCTACACCAACG GCTGGAAGTTGAACCCGGTGGTGGGCGCAGTCTACGGCCCCGAGTTCTACGCAG TAACGGGGTTCCCGTACCCCACCACGGGGACAGCCGTGGCATACCGAGGGGCACACTTACGGGGACGAGGACGTGCTGTCTACAACACCttccgggccgcgccgccgccaccacccaTCCCCACCTACGGCGC GGTCGTCTACCAGGATGGGTTCTACGGAGCTGAGATCTAC GGGGGCTACGCCGCCTACAGATACGCCCagccagcggcagcagcggcagcgtaCAGCGACAG TTACGGCAGAGTGTATGCCGCGGCAGACCCGTACCACCACACCATCGGCCCCGCCGCCACGTACAGCATCGGCACCATG GCTAGTCTATACCGAGGAGGGTACAGCCGCTTCACTCCCTACTAG
- the ENGASE gene encoding cytosolic endo-beta-N-acetylglucosaminidase, with translation MAEAQEGPGRRGKRAEAGAEEPGEEEEEEEEEERAGRRRRSFQPAAEPRGTTVLHDTISSRPQPLPARHFDTKTTEPISFFLSGLEELLAWQPDSNDDFNVSAVPLAERQPPLHSRRPRTLVCHDMRGGYLEDRFIQGSATRNPYVFYHWRYIDIFVYFSHHTVTIPPVCWTNAAHRNGVPVLGTFITEWTDGEKLCEAFLAGGAEAYRAVAEQLARIAQHYRFDGWLINIENKLSPVAVGNLLPFLRHLTARVHGAVPGGLVIWYDSVLQNGALRWQNELTEENRVFFDACDGLFTNYNWKEEHLERTRALAGQRHTDVYVGIDVFARGDVIGGGFDTDKSLRLIRQHGLSAAIFAPGWVYEHLGEENFLHNENMFWGSLAEYLPTHSICTLPLATSFSLGMGTSRFLDGKEEEDGPWYDLSAQEIQPLYPEREGRLSTSCCLQDAWCGGSSLRVQGTIPPGEERVAVRLFSLQMSAPPKLFLTLLYKLEGPHPEEFTVALELTTWDSGTCHEGNITSLPEPNGWHYPRFLPAPPPGLAKLLAACDRGSHGWTSRCYELDLQDCSLRDLSLLVSRHQPSPQETPFTCLLGEVRVLDAANVAASPPQVQSLSASQLWWQEGPEEDQLSLSLTLRWTFPPGRAGSFRILSLGARCRWGQTSPQLLGLAHACLYRAVGLVVPRPAAGQSCRLELLVEPVLRDELPVDPQRWGRLVLVYSDPARGASADGY, from the exons atGGCGGAGGCGCAGGAAGGGCCCGGGCGGCGCGGGAAGCGGGCCGAGGCCGGGGCGGAGGagccgggggaggaggaggaggaggaggaggaggaggagcgggccggccggcggcggcggag CTTCCAGCCGGCGGCGGAGCCCCGGGGAACCACCGTCCTGCACGACACCATCAGCTCCCGCCCGCAGCCCCTGCCAG CGAGGCACTTCGACACCAAGACGACGGAACCCATCAGCTTCTTCTTGTCCggcctggaggagctgctggcctGGCAGCCCGACAGCAACGACGACTTCAACGTCTCCGCCGTGCCGCTGGCCGAGCGCCAGCCCCCCCTCCACAGCAGGAGGCCCCGGACGCTGGTGTGCCACGACATGCGCGGCGGGTACCTGGAGGACAG GTTCATCCAGGGCTCAGCCACACGCAACCCCTACGTCTTCTACCACTGGCGGTACATCGACATCTTCGTCTACTTCAGCCACCACACTGTCACCATCCCACCTGTGTGCTGGACCAACGCGGCACACCGGAACGGCGTCCCCGTGCTGG GCACGTTCATCACGGAGTGGACGGATGGGGAGAAGCTGTGCGAGGCGTTCTTGGCCGGCGGGGCGGAGGCGTACCGCGCCGTGGCCGAGCAGCTGGCCCGCATCGCCCAGCACTACCGCTTCGACGGCTGGCTGATCAACATTGAGAACAAGCTGAGT CCGGTGGCGGTGGGcaacctgctccccttcctgcggCACCTGACAGCGCGGGTGCACGGTGCGGTGCCGGGTGGGCTGGTCATCTGGTACGACAGCGTCCTGCAGAACGGCGCGCTGAGGTGGCAGAATGAGCTGACCGAGGAGAATAG ggtgttcTTCGATGCCTGCGATGGGCTGTTCACCAACTACAACTGGAAGGAGGAGCATCTGGAGCGGACACGAGCACTGGCTGGGCAGCGCCACACCGATGTCTATGTTGGCATTGACGTCTTTGCCCGTGGGGATGTGATCGGTGGTGGCTTCGACACCGACAAG TCCCTGCGCCTGATCCGCCAGCACGGCCTCTCCGCAGCCATCTTCGCTCCCGGCTGGGTTTACGAGCACCTGGGGGAGGAAAACTTCCTGCACAACGAGAACAT GTTCTGGGGCTCGCTGGCTGAGTACCTGCCCACGCACAGCATCTGCACCCTGCCCCTCGCCACTTCCTTCAGCCTGGGCATGGGCACCAGCAGGTTCCTGGATGGGAAG gaggaagaggacgGGCCCTGGTATGACCTGAGTGCGCAGGAGATCCAGCCCCTCTACCCTGAGCGCGAGGGCAGGCTGAGcaccagctgctgcctgcaggatGCCTGGTGTGGGGGCAGCTCCCTCAGGGTGCAGGGGACCATCCCCCCCGGCGAGGAGCGCGTGGCCGTCCG ccttttctctttgcagatgtCAGCGCCCCCCAAGCTCTTCCTGACCCTGCTCTACAAGCTGGAGGGGCCGCACCCCGAGGAGTTCACGGTTGCGCTGGAGCTCACCACCTGGGACTCGGGTACCTGCCACGAGGGCAACATCACCTCCCTGCCCG agcccaaTGGCTGGCACTACCCCCGGTTCCTCCCGGCACCACCACCCGGCCTCGCCAAGCTCCTCGCCGCCTGTGACCGTGGCTCCCATGGCTGGACCAGCCG GTGCTACGAGCTGGACCTGCAGGACTGCAGCCTGCGAGACCTCTCCCTGCTCGTGTCCCgccaccagcccagcccacagGAGACACCCTTCACCTGCCTTCTCGGGGAGGTCCGG GTGCTGGATGCGGCCAACGTGGCGGCCTCCCCGCCGCAGGTGCAGAGCCTGTCGGCTTCGCAGCTCTGGTGGCAGGAGGGCCCCGAGGAGGACCAGCTCTCGCTCAGCCTCACCCTGCGCTGGACCTTCCCGCCCGGCCGCGCCGGCTCTTTCCGCATCCTCAGCCTGGGTgcccgctgccgctggggccagACGTCGccgcagctgctggggctggcacaCGCCTGCCTGTACCGGGCGGTGGGCCTGGTGGTGCCGCGGCCGGCGGCCGGGCAGTCCTGccggctggagctgctggtggagccGGTGCTGCGCGACGAGCTGCCCGTGGACCCCCAGCGCTGGGGGCGGCTGGTGCTGGTCTATTCCGACCCAGCCCGCGGCGCCAGCGCAGACGGGTATTAA
- the C1QTNF1 gene encoding complement C1q tumor necrosis factor-related protein 1: MEGLRALGVLLLSCLLLPSPTGTQTSPSPDQRLVTDPEEAPSQHHAARATREQKPGGAQEGLPPRPRCVRCCEPPDQHFSYPRYQPLPQINMTILKGEKGDRGERGMQGKYGKTGVAGSRGHVGPKGQKGSVGAPGERCKSHYAAFSVGRKKPLHSNDYYQTLIFDTEFVNLYDHFNMFTGKFYCYVPGIYYFSLNVHTWNQKETYLHIMHNGVEVVILYAQVSDRSIMQSQSVMLELQEQDEVWVRLYKGERENAVFSDEYDTYITFSGHLIKYSGDP, translated from the exons ATGGAGGGGCTTCGGGCACTCGGTGTCCTCCTgctgtcctgcctgctgctgccctcgcCCACAGGGACCcagaccagccccagccccgaccAGCGTTTGGTGACAGACCCCGAGGAGGCACCGTCCCAGCACCACGCAGCCAG ggccacGCGGGAGCAGAAGCCTGGCGGTGCCCAGGAGGGgctgcccccccggccccgctgcgtcCGCTGCTGTGAGCCGCCCGACCAGCACTTCTCCTACCCCCGgtaccagcccctgccccagatCAACATGACCATCCTGAAAG GTGAAAAGGGGGACCGTGGCGAGCGAGGCATGCAGGGCAAGTATGGCAAGACAGGggtggctggcagcaggggccATGTGGGTCCCAAGGGACAGAAGGGCAGTGTGGGCGCCCCAGGGGAGCGCTGCAAGAGCCACTACGCCGCCTTCTCGGTGGGCCGCAAGAAACCCCTGCACAGTAACGACTACTACCAGACCCTTATCTTTGACACGGAGTTTGTCAACCTCTACGACCACTTCAACATGTTCACGGGCAAGTTCTACTGCTACGTCCCCGGGATCTACTACTTCAGCCTCAACGTGCACACCTGGAACCAGAAGGAGACGTACCTGCACATCATGCATAACGGGGTGGAGGTGGTGATCCTCTACGCCCAGGTGAGCGACCGCAGCATCATGCAGAGCCAGAGCGTCatgctggagctgcaggagcaggacgaGGTCTGGGTGCGACTCTACAAGGGCGAGCGTGAGAACGCCGTCTTCAGCGACGAGTACGACACCTACATCACCTTCAGCGGCCACCTCATCAAGTACAGCGGGGACCCCTGA
- the CANT1 gene encoding soluble calcium-activated nucleotidase 1, which translates to MPVPPCHGSMSPLRISVGGLPVLASMTKGADPRFRLRWKAIVLSSACLGFVLLLFCLHRSSPARPVPPHPRNWRLSLQAGDRYNDTYPLSPPQRNPEGVRYRIGVIADLDTQSRGSEEHTWFSYLKKGYLVLSDSGDSVTVEWDKEESVLQSHLAEKGRGMELSELVVFNGKLYTVDDRTGVVYQIEGNKVVPWVILPDGDGTVGKGFKAEWLAVKDEHLYVGGLGKEWTTTTGEVVNENPEWVKVIGYKGDVGHENWVTNYNALRAAAGIRPPGYLIHESASWSDTLQRWFFLPRRASHERYNEQADERRGTNLLLSSTQDFGDVTVGRVGEVVPTHGFSSFKFIPDTDDQIIVALKSEEDNGKIASYIMAFTLDGRFLLPETKIGSVKYEGIEFI; encoded by the exons ATGCCCGTCCCGCCCTGCCATGGGTCTATGAGCCCCCTCCGGATCAGCGTGGGTGGTCTGCCTGTCCTCGCGTCCATGACCAAGGGTGCTGACCCCCGCTTCCGACTGCGCTGGAAGGCCATCGTGCTGTCCTCAGCCTGCCTGGggtttgtgctgctgctcttctgcctgCACCGCTCCTCCCCAGCACGGCCCGTCCCGCCACATCCCCGCAACTGGCGGCTCAGCCTGCAGGCAGGGGACCGCTACAATGACACCTACCCGCTGTCCCCACCCCAGAGAAACCCCGAAGGTGTGCGCTACCGCATCGGCGTCATCGCAGACCTGGACACGCAGTCCCGGGGCTCCGAGGAGCACACCTGGTTCAGTTACCTGAAGAAGGGCTACCTGGTGCTGTCGGACAGCGGGGACAGCGTGACGGTGGAGTGGGACAAAGAGGAGAGTGTGCTGCAGTCCCACCTGGCTGAGAAGGGCAGGGGCATGGAGCTCTCCGAGCTGGTTGTCTTCAACGGGAAGCTGTACACGGTGGACGACCGGACAGGGGTGGTCTACCAGATTGAGGGCAACAAGGTGGTGCCCTGGGTGATCCTCCCGGATGGGGATGGCACAGTGGGGAAAG GCTTCAAGGCGGAGTGGCTGGCGGTGAAGGACGAGCACCTCTACGTGGGGGGACTGGGCAAGGAGTGGACCACAACGACGGGGGAGGTGGTGAATGAGAACCCCGAGTGGGTGAAGGTCATCGGCTACAAGGGCGATGTGGGCCACGAGAACTGGGTGACCAACTACAACGCGCTGAGGGCTGCGGCGGGGATCCGACCCCCAG GTTACCTCATCCACGAGTCGGCCTCCTGGAGCGACACCCTGCAACGCTGGTTCTTCCTGCCGCGCCGCGCCAGCCACGAGCGCTACAACGAGCAGGCGGACGAGCGGCGAGGCACCAACCTGCTGCTGAGCTCCACCCAGGACTTCGGGGACGTGACGGTGGGACGGGTGGGTGAGGTGGTCCCCACCCACGGCTTCTCCTCCTTCAAGTTCATCCCGGACACGGACGACCAGATCATCGTGGCGCTGAAATCGGAGGAGGACAACGGCAAGATCGCCAGCTACATCATGGCCTTCACGCTGGACGGGCGCTTCCTCCTGCCCGAGACCAAGATCGGGAGCGTGAAATACGAGGGCATTGAGTTTATTTAA